ACCCCAGTGAAGTCTGCTCGCGACTGGTTTTTCCTGCTGATGTAGAGGTTGACTACCCCAATCACAAGGAGAAATCATGACTGAAGAGCAGAAAAAAGAGGTGGCCGTCTTTCGTTACGGCCTGATTGCCGAATTCGTCGGTGCGACACGCCTGGATCGCGGCGAGCGCGAGGTGTTGTTGAAGGAGAAGTGCGCTCGCAAGTGGCAGATTCCATATAGCGGACGCACCCGGGTCAGCCGCAGCACCCTGATGCGTTGGATCAGCCGCTACCTGGAAGAAGGACGGCGGCTTGAGGCGCTCTATCCTCAGGAGCGCAACGACCAGGGGCAGGCCCGCGCTATCGACGAAGAGACCGCCCTGGCCCTGCTCGCCCTGCGCAAGGAGATGCGCAAAATGCCGGTCCCGGAGTTGACCCGGGTGCTCCATCAGCGCCAGTTGGTCAGCTCTGGACGCTCTGTCAGTCTCAGTTCGGTGTACCGCTTTTTACGCCAGCACAAGTTGATGACGGCCGACGAGGCCCCGCCGACGGACCGGCGCAAGTTCGAAGCCGAACTGCCCAACGACCTGTGGCAGTCAGACATCCTGCACGGGCCGGTCCTCGACTGCGACGGCAAGCGCCGCAAATGCTACCTGATCGCCTTTATCGATGATCACTCCCGCCTGATCCCCCATGCCCGGTTTTATCCGTCCGAATCCCTGGCCTGCTTCCAGGATGCCTTCTTTGAGGCCTTAAGCCGCCGCGGTCTGCC
This sequence is a window from Pseudomonadota bacterium. Protein-coding genes within it:
- a CDS encoding IS481 family transposase, which produces MTEEQKKEVAVFRYGLIAEFVGATRLDRGEREVLLKEKCARKWQIPYSGRTRVSRSTLMRWISRYLEEGRRLEALYPQERNDQGQARAIDEETALALLALRKEMRKMPVPELTRVLHQRQLVSSGRSVSLSSVYRFLRQHKLMTADEAPPTDRRKFEAELPNDLWQSDILHGPVLDCDGKRRKCYLIAFIDDHSRLIPHARFYPSESLACFQDAFFEALSRRGLPRKLYVDNGSAYRSRQLEYTTAALGIALIHAKPYQPQGKGKIERFLRTVRTQFLSCFQGQSLEAINRAFGDWLEGQYHQRRHGSTCETPHKRFAAGLHCLRPAPSNLSDYFRKTVYRRVNKDRSIVIDKRLFEGPVDLIGQRVELLYHERSPEQVEIRHQGQSYGLLVPIDLQVNARVKRDKNGQIELSGATTPHSGQLWES